The Papaver somniferum cultivar HN1 chromosome 3, ASM357369v1, whole genome shotgun sequence genome includes a region encoding these proteins:
- the LOC113360715 gene encoding F-box/kelch-repeat protein At3g06240-like → MDYASVSSTLASSNRAIKKIDCPSEYNFGDYRIVEILGSCNGLVYLGSNTTQETSLEIIVAFDISTERIVDLPLPEDALAHRNGRLCHKSLAVLGDNLCLLNVDDLGSLAEIWVMLEYGVRVSWTKRYSISLQTLDFESYLKLILSFENGETLMATDEEFVIYDPLKKLRSLNAHTTTEIPNKAKRYVQSLVSPNLGKS, encoded by the exons ATGGATTATGCTTCGGTATCATCAACATTGGCATCATCTAACAGAGCTATAAAAAAAATAGATTGCCCATCCGAATACAATTTCGGGGATTATAGGATTGTTGAGATATTGGGTTCTTGTAATGGCTTGGTTTACTTAG GCAGTAACACCACCCAAGAAACCTCCTTGGAAATTATTGTGGCATTCGATATTAGCACAGAAAGAATTGTAGATCTTCCATTACCAGAAGATGCTCTGGCACATCGTAACGGCAGACTATGTCATAAAAGTTTAGCAGTGTTGGGTGACAATCTTTGTTTATTAAATGTTGATGATTTGGGTTCCCTAGCAGAAATATGGGTGATGCTAGAATATGGAGTTAGAGTATCTTGGACTAAACGATATTCGATTAGCCTACAAACTCTTGATTTTGAGTCTTATTTGAAGTTAATACTGTCTTTTGAAAATGGTGAGACTTTGATGGCTACCGACGAGGAATTTGTTATATATGACCCACTGAAGAAATTAAGAAGCTTGAATGCCCATACTACGACTGAGATTCCAAATAAAGCAAAGAGATATGTACAGAGTCTGGTTTCTCCCAACTTGGGGAAAAGCTAA